A window of the Phycicoccus sp. M110.8 genome harbors these coding sequences:
- a CDS encoding sugar ABC transporter permease, translating to MSAVVPSAPSTAVAAAAKRRRRRMPMSRRIFVFVTLGLPFAFYAVFVLWPFVQAFIYSLTNWSGFSDTFQFVGINNYKALLQDDIFLKAVRNNLLLAIVVPLGTIVLSLALATMVTVGGSSTGSVRGLSRSSFYRIVSFFPYTIPAIVIGLIWSQMFDPSAGLVNGLLTGVGLDHFKSFAWLGEVSTAMPVTMFVIIWGFVGFYMVLFIAAIKGIPAELYDAARVDGAGRFRMTMMVTIPMVRETVQTAYIYLGILALDAFVYMAALNPSGGPQNSTLTMTQDLFNTAFKKGQFGLASAMGVVLAVLTLLFAAIVFLVNRLTKGKDR from the coding sequence ATGAGCGCAGTCGTCCCCTCAGCCCCGTCGACGGCAGTGGCCGCGGCCGCCAAGCGCCGGCGCCGACGGATGCCGATGTCCCGCCGGATCTTCGTCTTCGTGACCCTCGGCCTGCCGTTCGCGTTCTACGCGGTGTTCGTCCTGTGGCCGTTCGTCCAGGCGTTCATCTACAGCCTGACCAACTGGAGCGGCTTCTCCGACACCTTCCAGTTCGTCGGCATCAACAACTACAAGGCGCTGCTGCAGGACGACATCTTCCTCAAGGCGGTCCGCAACAACCTGCTGCTCGCGATCGTCGTGCCGCTCGGCACCATCGTGCTGTCGCTGGCGCTCGCGACGATGGTCACCGTCGGCGGCTCCAGCACGGGCTCCGTCCGTGGCCTGTCGCGCTCGTCGTTCTACCGGATCGTCTCGTTCTTCCCCTACACGATCCCGGCCATCGTCATCGGCCTCATCTGGTCGCAGATGTTCGACCCGTCGGCCGGCCTGGTCAACGGCCTGCTGACCGGCGTCGGCCTCGACCACTTCAAGTCCTTCGCCTGGCTGGGCGAGGTCAGCACCGCGATGCCGGTGACGATGTTCGTCATCATCTGGGGCTTCGTCGGCTTCTACATGGTGCTGTTCATCGCGGCCATCAAGGGCATCCCGGCCGAGCTGTACGACGCGGCCCGCGTCGACGGGGCCGGCCGGTTCCGGATGACGATGATGGTGACGATCCCCATGGTGCGCGAGACCGTGCAGACGGCCTACATCTACCTCGGCATCCTCGCCCTCGACGCCTTCGTCTACATGGCCGCCCTCAACCCCAGCGGCGGCCCGCAGAACTCCACCCTGACGATGACCCAGGACCTGTTCAACACCGCGTTCAAGAAAGGCCAGTTCGGCCTCGCGAGCGCCATGGGTGTCGTCCTCGCGGTGCTGACGCTGCTCTTCGCGGCGATCGTCTTCCTCGTCAACCGACTCACCAAGGGGAAGGACCGCTGA